In a genomic window of Planctomycetaceae bacterium:
- the hslV gene encoding ATP-dependent protease subunit HslV produces the protein MRSKTGDERPVWRATTVLAVRHKGSIVLGSDGQVTYGNTIMKSDTKKLRRMLDGRVLVGFAGSTADAFALLERFEQKAKDYPGNIARAATDLARDWRTDRALRRLEAMMIVADAELTLLLTGQGDVVQPTDGVVGIGSGGAYATAAAKALVAHSDLTAVEIVRESLKIAAEIDIYTNQNIIIEELPCQK, from the coding sequence ATGCGTAGCAAAACGGGCGACGAACGTCCTGTCTGGAGAGCCACCACGGTGTTGGCTGTCCGCCACAAAGGTTCGATTGTGCTTGGATCCGATGGTCAGGTGACTTACGGAAATACCATCATGAAATCGGATACCAAGAAACTCCGACGGATGCTCGATGGACGCGTGCTCGTAGGATTTGCTGGTTCCACCGCCGATGCCTTCGCGCTGCTCGAACGATTTGAGCAGAAGGCAAAAGACTATCCGGGGAACATTGCTCGTGCGGCCACAGATCTGGCTCGAGACTGGAGGACCGATCGGGCTTTGCGACGGCTTGAAGCCATGATGATTGTTGCCGACGCAGAATTGACGCTGCTGTTAACGGGACAAGGCGATGTCGTACAACCGACCGATGGGGTTGTGGGGATTGGTTCCGGAGGTGCGTACGCAACTGCTGCGGCCAAAGCCCTGGTGGCACATTCCGATCTGACGGCCGTTGAGATCGTTCGCGAATCACTGAAGATTGCGGCAGAGATCGACATCTATACCAATCAGAACATCATCATTGAGGAACTACCGTGTCAGAAATGA
- a CDS encoding PIN/TRAM domain-containing protein, with the protein MLLLILRLLYLIICAGAILAYIKTDDVMGGNSMLPRIIEQNKGLAFFVLLFLSQIVTIADVMIRKKRIEVISAVYFGILVGVLLAYLMIQALTPIVPVTNPFHTAVVLMTLLIMPYLCVSLLLQTKDDFRFVIPYVEFQRDLKSGRPLVVDSSSLIDGRIADVIETQIIESQLIVPDFVLAEVQDIADSSDKNRRVRGRRGLEVLGRMQQNRHVDVRVQETQRTDFKMMTVDQKVVALAKQLRGGVITNDFNLNKVASVQGIPVINLNDVSNALKPRYIPGERLDIKVIKEGEVPQQGVGYLDDGTMVICENAAHLVGREISVIVTSVLQSSAGRMIFGKMVFRPGQDKSDS; encoded by the coding sequence ATGTTGCTGCTCATTCTGCGCCTGCTTTATCTGATCATTTGTGCCGGGGCAATCCTCGCGTACATAAAAACAGATGACGTGATGGGCGGCAATTCCATGCTGCCCAGAATCATCGAGCAGAACAAGGGACTTGCGTTCTTTGTCCTGCTGTTCCTCTCCCAGATTGTGACAATTGCTGACGTGATGATTCGCAAGAAGCGGATCGAGGTGATTTCGGCGGTCTATTTCGGAATACTCGTTGGTGTCTTGCTTGCCTATCTGATGATTCAGGCATTGACTCCGATTGTTCCGGTCACGAACCCGTTTCATACGGCAGTCGTCCTGATGACGCTGCTGATCATGCCGTATCTCTGCGTCTCTTTGCTGCTGCAAACCAAAGACGACTTTCGATTTGTCATTCCTTACGTCGAGTTCCAGAGGGATTTGAAAAGTGGTCGCCCGCTGGTTGTTGACAGCAGCTCGCTGATCGATGGCCGAATCGCTGATGTCATCGAAACGCAAATCATTGAGTCCCAGCTGATTGTGCCGGATTTCGTACTGGCGGAAGTTCAGGACATTGCGGACAGCAGCGACAAGAATCGACGCGTACGCGGTCGCCGTGGACTGGAGGTTCTGGGCCGGATGCAGCAAAACCGCCATGTCGATGTTCGCGTTCAGGAAACACAGCGAACTGACTTTAAGATGATGACGGTCGATCAGAAGGTCGTCGCACTCGCCAAACAACTGCGTGGCGGAGTCATCACCAACGATTTCAATTTGAATAAGGTTGCAAGTGTTCAGGGAATTCCGGTGATCAACCTGAATGACGTCTCCAACGCCCTGAAGCCACGTTATATCCCGGGAGAACGCCTGGACATTAAAGTCATTAAGGAAGGCGAAGTGCCACAACAGGGTGTCGGTTACCTGGACGACGGTACAATGGTGATCTGCGAGAACGCGGCTCATCTCGTCGGCAGGGAGATCAGTGTCATCGTGACGAGCGTTCTTCAAAGCAGTGCCGGGCGCATGATTTTCGGCAAAATGGTATTTCGTCCCGGACAGGATAAAAGCGATTCGTAG